Proteins from a single region of Plasmodium gaboni strain SY75 chromosome 2, whole genome shotgun sequence:
- a CDS encoding cysteine desulfuration protein SufE: MNKKKLKAHFFVLYIICSCFILILSIKHDKYNNESKKKNFFFNISTKIIFYKLKKVNQIKNAPQLYIQFYKPKYYKTTQSLKGIFDEISGNKNPENQKNIDQYNLTPKLKKTVELFQSMPNSPYYKSQQVILMGKKIPSMPDKYKIRQNQVLGCQSVVYIYPKVEENEDKKKVIVWLGHSDGLLTKGIVYILTDGLSGYTPEDILKVNPNFITLTGISEFLTMSRINGYLNIMNKIKIFCTNILKNMDN, translated from the exons atgaataaaaagaaattaaagGCACACTTctttgttttatatataatatgcTCATGTTTCATTTTAATACTTTCTATTAAAcatgataaatataataatgaatccaaaaaaaaaaattttttttttaatataagcacaaaaataatcttctataaattaaaaaaagttaACCAAATTAAAAATGCTCCTCAGTTATACATACAATTTTACAAACccaaatattataaaactACGCAGTCTTTAAAGGGCATATTTGATGAAATATCAGGAAATAAAAATCCagaaaatcaaaaaaatatagatcAATACAACTTAACACcaaaattgaaaaaaacAGTTGAACTCTTTCAATCGATGCCCAACAGTCCATATTACAA aaGTCAACAAGTGATATTAAtgggaaaaaaaattccATCAATGCctgataaatataaaattagaCAAAATCAAGTTTTG GGGTGTCAATCGGTGGTATATATTTACCCAAAAGtagaagaaaatgaagataaaaaaaaagttattGTATGGTTGGGTCATTCAg ACGGATTATTAACAAAAGGAATAGTTTACATATTAACCGACGGTTTAAGTGGATATACGCCTGAGgatattttaaaagtaAACCCCAATTTTATAACACTTACTGGTATTTCAGAATTTTTAACAATGAGCAGAATAAATGgatatttaaatattatgaacaaaataaaaatattctgCACCAATATATTGAAGAATATGgataattaa
- a CDS encoding putative DNA repair endonuclease has product MGVKGLWSIVSPVGVRVNPEIFTGKRIAIDVSIWLYELTYANNVKDLRNKSFDNMSIFNDLWIDFSENISSELKTDNIKKAHLYFFFLRICKLLYYNIRPIFIFDGNPPELKRKTIFQRQIKKKNYEEKFKKTAEKLVYNYYQRTLLNSLKSKNKKNDNLNNLEDNINTPKKKTDTPNKTNDDMSKSSLLKIYDEIKEKDKSLNSLVENVGNVPVSVKDVLTICNDDLNKIKNKIFMITDFGPVLFLGEEDGHIDTVENMNKLDNKNEEENNLSYSINHSNIQDVNNNNDENKDNENYNKLQRDHKNYVNRNKKNTNIYFDDNEMEDKRNKNSLYNNDDIDEQIIRKKHMARKKYYESIPKPFKGFLCMRRPVDIIDISNYNTEMLEFSETLKVNENKFKQHLNVLDEKNRSPIVNINLLKDNNNNINKDVIEGEPKNGYINLIDVDLCNSSSSISRLENDENIERGVKNMLITNEDNSKNNHNNININMNDNNKYVGECSPEKKNDNGINNKNINILELPNNLDTSNLFLEGKDEYKVYYVNKEEIRIPLFKEINKDIFEKLPLKLQYQILQDIKEEWYTDNRIKAIKSKDDMDVFSQVQLETYVRMIKTDFEIEKLKIKMAENIQSVEGELLINKDLSKNTDNISIKDYNVIQKKKSKKKKKKFLNDILNTYNFNTQNKYQDLYVKGEPSQQDIKKNIYSGRHEIYRNEHIIRDTYDKSDIFRNIKKDSNKKNEIYKLQLDQEETDEKKKYNNKNNNNNNNNNNNESNKNVFLKIENEFKKDLLLDDRQIFGDSLLDDIKDYKNNSLNLDNNNETKILLEDRKEIIIKNDPIINEYEEKNKIIYISDEQKYNKGDIIFKDKNEKNNDTSSDDFENCSVQEKIYVNEDIEEYNNKNEDKLLSSSSSSIILEDVKYKKEKKDEFVSPNLYVLLDEFEHSNDVENNYISVSSDDIKPQMDKKKIRRVNETTVDKINVEDVKKGDDNRIIEISFEDSHISEGSKYNNNINNNINNNGDDNIYDNVDNNIYDNVDNNIYDNVDNNIYDNDDELEKKFPKDNISDVVHKNHINNTYIIEQGDVEKENEFVDNHKDILPLVDNKILSIEPQKSNELICIENKNSKKKFMSKEDISNVLIHKGDDINNLSKENYFEILLDKKQDMDNFHMNVEESHDKLKEDKLDEGAYFEYLEDNKILDSYIKETNKENEELIKEYKKLKKNNIEINDEMNDDIKLLLNFFGIPYIQSPCEAEAQCSYLNNKNYCDAIISDDSDVLVFSGKTVIKNFFNKKKTVEVYEKKAIEEKLGLYQEELINISLLCGCDYTIGVHGIGIVNALEIIKAFPNFEDLKILKDIVSNPFKKINKDKYNEEIQQFLNTHKNYKLNWIFPNNFPDREVYKCFKYPKVCTDIKKFEWHIPDINSIIKFLNKTTNISEEKVFNVLNPILQKYNVKARTYQSKIEDFFPLLEKKRKTVDDLIDKIRANNKQKRQKNKTLHLDNKISSLIDINPAGVIKSKRMTSALDHIKRRKSSNKKK; this is encoded by the coding sequence ATGGGTGTTAAAGGTCTTTGGTCGATTGTATCACCTGTAGGTGTTCGTGTTAATCCTGAGATTTTTACAGGGAAAAGAATAGCTATTGATGTTAGTATATGGTTATATGAATTGACGTATGCTAATAACGTGAAAGATCTACGAAATAAATCTTTTGATAACATGAGTATATTTAATGATTTATGGATAGATTTTTCTGAAAATATATCTAGTGAACTAAAAAcagataatattaaaaaagcacatctttattttttttttttaagaatatgtaaattattgtattataatataagaccgatatttatatttgatGGCAATCCCCCAGAATTAAAAAGGAAAACTATATTTCAAAGACAgattaagaaaaaaaattatgaagaaaaatttaaaaaaactGCTGAAAAGCTtgtttataattattatcaaagGACATTATTGAATTCTTTgaaaagtaaaaataaaaagaatgataatttaaataatttagaagataatataaatacacccaaaaaaaaaacagaTACACCAAATAAGACCAACGATGATATGTCAAAAAGTAgtttattaaaaatatatgacGAGATTAAAGAGAAAGATAAATCCTTAAACAGTTTAGTTGAGAATGTGGGGAATGTACCTGTAAGTGTTAAGGATGTTCTAACTATATGTAATGatgatttaaataaaataaaaaataaaatatttatgataaCCGATTTCGGTCCTGTTCTTTTTTTGGGTGAAGAAGATGGTCATATTGATACTGTAGAgaatatgaataaattagataataaaaatgaggaagaaaataatttaagTTATTCTATAAATCATAGTAACATACAAGATGttaataacaataatgatgaaaataaagataatgaaaattataataaattacaGAGAgatcataaaaattatgtaaatagaaataagaaaaatactaatatatattttgatgataatgaaatggaagataaaagaaataaaaatagtctatataataatgatgatattgatgaacaaataataagaaaaaaacatatggctagaaaaaaatattatgaaagCATTCCAAAACCATTTAAAGGGTTTTTATGTATGAGAAGACCTGTAGATATTATTGATATAAGTAATTATAATACAGAGATGTTGGAATTTTCAGAAACATTAAAAgtaaatgaaaataaatttaagCAACACCTTAATGTGTtagatgaaaaaaataggTCACCTAtagtaaatataaatttattaaaagataataataataatataaataaagatgTAATTGAAGGAGAACCAAAAAATGGGTATATTAATTTGATAGATGTGGATTTATGTAatagtagtagtagtaTTAGTAGACTTGAAAATGATGAGAATATTGAAAGAGGggtaaaaaatatgttaataacaaatgaagataattctaaaaataatcataataatatcaatatcaatatgaatgataataataaatatgttgGAGAATGTAGTccagaaaaaaaaaatgataatggaataaacaataaaaatattaatatattagaattgccaaataatttagatacatctaatttatttttagaaGGAAAAGATGAATATAAAGTTTATTATGTAAACAAAGAAGAAATACGGATTCCATTATTCaaagaaattaataaagatattttTGAAAAGCTACCTTTAAAATTACAGTATCAAATATTACAAGATATTAAAGAAGAATGGTATACTGATAATAGAATCAAAGCAATAAAATCAAAAGACGATATGGATGTTTTTTCACAAGTACAACTAGAAACATATGTAAGAATGATTAAAACCGATTTTGAAATAGAAAagttaaaaataaaaatggCAGAAAATATTCAAAGTGTAGAAGGagaattattaataaataaagatttatcaaaaaatacagataatattagtataaaagattataatgttattcaaaaaaaaaaatccaaaaaaaaaaaaaaaaaatttctaaatgatatattaaatacatataattttaatactcaaaataaatatcaaGATCTATATGTTAAAGGAGAACCATCACAACaagatattaaaaaaaatatttattctGGTAGACACGAAATTTATAGAAACGAACATATTATAAGAGATACATATGATAAGTCTGATATAtttagaaatattaaaaaagatagtaataaaaaaaatgaaatttataaattacAGTTGGATCAAGAAGAAActgatgaaaaaaaaaaatataataataaaaataataataataataataataataataataatgaaagTAACAAAAATgtctttttaaaaatagagaatgaatttaaaaaagacCTTTTATTAGATGATCGCCAAATTTTTGGTGATAGCCTTTTGgatgatataaaagattataaaaacaattCTCTTAATTtggataataataatgaaacaaaaattttattGGAAGATagaaaagaaattataattaaGAATGATCctattataaatgaatatgaagaaaaaaataagataatatacatatcaGATGAgcaaaaatataataaaggagatattatatttaaagaCAAAAATGAGAAAAACAATGATACTTCAAGTGATGATTTTGAAAATTGTAGTGTGcaggaaaaaatatatgtaaatgaagatatagaagaatataataataaaaatgaagataaattattatcatcatcttcatcatcGATTATATTAGAAGACgtcaaatataaaaaagaaaaaaaagatgagTTTGTTAGCCCTAATTTGTATGTTCTACTTGATGAATTTGAGCATTCTAATGACGTTGagaataattatatttcaGTTTCTTCTGATGATATAAAACCACAGATggacaaaaaaaaaattagaagAGTAAATGAAACTACAGtagataaaataaatgtgGAGGATGTTAAAAAAGGAGATGATAATAGGATAATAGAAATATCTTTTGAGGATAGCCATATATCAGAAGGgtcaaaatataataataatattaataataatattaataataatggtgatgataatatttatgataatgttgataataatatttatgataatgttgataataatatttatgataatgttgataataatatttatgataatGATGACGAATTGGAGAAAAAATTTCCAAAGGATAATATTTCAGATGTTGTCCATAAAAACcatattaataatacatatattattgaaCAAGGGGATGttgaaaaagaaaatgaatttGTAGATAATcataaagatatattacCCCTTgttgataataaaatactATCGATCGAACCACAAAAGAGTAATGAATTAATATGTATCGAAAATAAAAACtcaaagaaaaaatttatgAGCAAAGAAGATATAAGTAATGTACTAATACATAAAGGTGATGATATCAACAATTTAAgtaaagaaaattattttgaaatattattagatAAGAAACAAGATATGGATAATTTCCATATGAATGTAGAAGAAAGTCatgataaattaaaagaagatAAATTAGATGAAGGAGCTTATTTTGAATATCtagaagataataaaattcttgattcttatataaaagaaacaaataaagaaaatgaagaattaataaaagaatataaaaaattaaaaaaaaataatattgaaataaatgatgaaatgaatgatgatataaaattattattgaATTTTTTTGGTATTCCATATATACAATCACCATGTGAAGCAGAAGCTCAATGttcatatttaaataataaaaattattgtGATGCTATTATAAGTGATGATTCTGATGTTTTAGTTTTTAGTGGAAAAACAGTTataaagaatttttttaataaaaaaaaaacagtggaagtttatgaaaaaaaagcTATTGAAGAAAAGCTAGGGTTATATCAAGAAgaattaattaatatttctttattatgTGGATGTGATTATACAATAGGTGTGCATGGTATAGGTATTGTTAATGCTTTAGAAATAATTAAAGCCTTTCCAAATTTTGAGgatttaaaaatattaaaagatattGTATCTAACccttttaaaaaaataaataaagataaatataatgaagaaatacAACAATTCTTAAATActcataaaaattataaacTTAATTGGATATTCCCAAATAATTTTCCTGATAGAGAAGTttataaatgttttaaataTCCTAAGGTTTGTACagatattaaaaaattcgAATGGCATATACCTGATATTAACAGTATAATcaaatttttaaataaaactACAAATATATCAGAAGAAAAAGTTTTTAATGTCTTAAATCCAattttacaaaaatataatgttaAGGCTAGAACATATCAATCAAAAATTGAAGACTTCTTTCCACTTTTggagaaaaaaagaaaaactGTAGATGATTTAATTGATAAAATTAGAgcaaataataaacaaaagagacaaaaaaataaaactCTTCATTTggataataaaatatcatCACTTATTGATATAAACCCAGCAGGAGTTATCAAATCTAAGAGAATGACATCGGCTTTGGATCATATAAAAAGGAGAAAATCAAGcaacaaaaaaaagtga